In the Rhodothermaceae bacterium genome, one interval contains:
- the ilvD gene encoding dihydroxy-acid dehydratase: MNRFSKQVTQNPLQGGARAMLHAIGLSEEDLNKAQVGIVSMGWEGNPCNMHLNGLANQIKTSVQTQDLIGLIYHTIGVSDGISMGSSGMRFSLPSRDIIAESVETVASAQWYDAVIAVAGCDKNMPGSIMGLARLNRPGLMVYGGTIKPGCWKDKPIDIVSAFEAAGQRATGTISDQDFREIARHACPGAGACGGMYTANTMASAIEALGMTLPFDSSYPAVSREKQEETTQVGAAIYQLLEKDLKPKDILTREAFENALRIVIVLGGSTNAALHLIAMAKAAEVPLTLDDFQSMSDRTPLLADLKPSGRFVMEDLYNVGGVPAVMKMLLENDLLHGDCMTVTGHSIEENLSEIPDLKTGQEVIHPLDNPIKSTGHLQILYGNLATGGAVAKITGKEGERFEGTARVFDTEEEAMDAILGGKVSAGDVLVIRYCGPKGGPGMPEMLRPTGAIMGAGLGTDVALITDGRFSGGTHGFVVGHITPEAQIGGALALVNDGDPITIDAANHTLTLGVSDTELEKRRSSWTAPPLKAKAGVLLRYAHTVSSASDGCVTDAFPVD, translated from the coding sequence ATGAATCGTTTCAGTAAACAGGTCACCCAAAATCCCCTTCAGGGCGGCGCACGTGCCATGCTGCACGCGATTGGCCTGTCCGAGGAAGATCTGAATAAAGCGCAAGTAGGGATTGTGAGCATGGGTTGGGAAGGAAACCCTTGTAACATGCACCTGAATGGCCTGGCCAATCAAATCAAGACCAGTGTTCAAACACAGGATTTGATCGGATTGATCTACCACACAATTGGAGTCAGTGACGGAATTTCTATGGGCTCTTCAGGCATGCGCTTTTCATTGCCCTCCAGAGACATTATTGCTGAATCAGTTGAGACCGTCGCATCAGCCCAGTGGTATGACGCTGTGATTGCAGTGGCAGGCTGCGATAAAAATATGCCTGGCTCCATCATGGGTTTAGCCAGGCTGAATCGCCCAGGCCTGATGGTGTACGGTGGTACTATCAAACCGGGATGCTGGAAAGACAAACCGATTGATATTGTATCTGCCTTTGAAGCAGCCGGTCAACGTGCGACCGGCACAATCAGTGACCAGGATTTTCGGGAGATTGCCCGTCACGCCTGCCCCGGAGCGGGAGCGTGTGGAGGAATGTACACGGCAAATACGATGGCATCCGCCATTGAAGCATTAGGGATGACGCTTCCATTTGACTCATCCTATCCCGCTGTCAGCCGAGAAAAACAGGAAGAAACCACTCAGGTCGGGGCCGCCATTTACCAACTTCTCGAAAAAGATCTCAAGCCCAAAGATATCCTTACCCGAGAAGCATTTGAGAACGCTCTGCGAATTGTGATCGTCCTGGGAGGATCCACAAATGCTGCATTGCATCTGATTGCGATGGCTAAAGCGGCAGAAGTCCCTCTGACACTGGATGACTTTCAGTCTATGAGTGATCGTACACCACTGTTGGCCGACCTCAAGCCCAGCGGGCGATTTGTTATGGAAGATCTCTATAACGTAGGCGGTGTACCCGCCGTCATGAAAATGCTTCTTGAAAACGATCTTCTGCATGGTGACTGCATGACCGTTACAGGACACAGCATTGAAGAAAACTTATCGGAGATCCCAGACCTGAAAACCGGACAAGAGGTGATCCATCCGCTGGATAACCCCATTAAGAGTACTGGGCATCTGCAAATTCTTTACGGTAATCTGGCCACCGGTGGCGCGGTCGCCAAAATTACTGGCAAAGAAGGGGAGCGCTTTGAGGGAACAGCACGTGTCTTTGACACCGAAGAAGAAGCGATGGATGCCATCCTTGGGGGAAAAGTCAGTGCCGGAGATGTACTGGTCATCCGATACTGCGGCCCCAAAGGTGGTCCTGGAATGCCGGAAATGCTCCGACCGACCGGTGCAATCATGGGAGCTGGCCTTGGAACGGACGTGGCACTCATTACCGATGGGCGCTTCTCTGGAGGCACACATGGGTTTGTCGTAGGACATATTACCCCAGAGGCGCAGATTGGTGGTGCACTTGCTCTTGTAAATGACGGAGATCCTATCACGATTGATGCTGCCAATCACACACTAACTCTTGGAGTCAGTGACACTGAACTTGAGAAGCGCCGTAGCAGCTGGACTGCGCCTCCTCTCAAAGCAAAGGCTGGCGTACTGTTAAGGTATGCCCACACGGTTTCCTCTGCCAGCGATGGCTGCGTCACGGATGCTTTTCCCGTAGACTGA
- a CDS encoding glucose 1-dehydrogenase yields the protein MSQNLFDLSGQVALVTGASRGLGQYMARALARAGADIAITSRNKDRLAETQQEILSIGRRVLPVELDVLDTSSIRSATGAIERHFGRLDILVNNAGCNVRRRALEVTEEDWDMVVNTNLRGAFFVAQAAAQIMKSQNSGRVINIGSVTCVAGYAGMGPYCASRGGVKQLTMSLAHDWAEYGITVNCLAPGWFKTEQSRMLYEDETWLSMLKERIPMARPGHPNDLDGMVVFLASESSRYITGQTYLVDGGVSIGAIRAMPQSELS from the coding sequence ATGTCACAAAACCTTTTTGATCTTTCTGGGCAGGTTGCTCTGGTTACGGGTGCGAGCCGTGGATTAGGGCAGTACATGGCGAGAGCACTAGCGAGGGCTGGGGCAGATATCGCGATCACTAGTCGCAATAAAGACCGTCTTGCAGAAACGCAGCAGGAGATCTTGTCGATTGGGCGCCGAGTTCTTCCAGTTGAGCTGGATGTGCTGGATACGTCCAGTATTCGATCGGCAACTGGTGCAATTGAGAGACATTTTGGTCGGCTGGATATCCTCGTAAACAATGCCGGTTGTAATGTCCGTCGCAGGGCCTTGGAAGTTACGGAGGAAGATTGGGATATGGTGGTAAACACGAACTTGCGAGGAGCTTTTTTCGTGGCACAGGCTGCCGCGCAGATCATGAAGTCACAGAATTCGGGTCGTGTGATTAATATCGGTTCCGTTACATGTGTCGCAGGCTATGCAGGAATGGGGCCTTACTGTGCGAGTCGGGGCGGAGTCAAGCAACTGACCATGTCTTTGGCGCATGACTGGGCCGAATATGGGATCACGGTTAATTGCCTAGCTCCGGGCTGGTTCAAGACGGAGCAGAGCAGGATGCTCTATGAGGATGAGACATGGCTTTCGATGCTGAAAGAACGGATCCCAATGGCACGCCCGGGACATCCAAATGATTTGGACGGGATGGTGGTTTTTCTTGCGTCTGAATCCAGTCGTTATATCACAGGACAGACTTATCTGGTTGATGGGGGCGTGTCCATTGGTGCAATCCGAGCGATGCCGCAAAGCGAATTGTCATAG
- a CDS encoding gluconate permease, giving the protein MIPLLILLLGIVIVVGMIVGLRINAFVALITAAIVISILSPGEWSIKIARVATSFGATAGSIGIVIAMAAVIGVTMMSSGAADRVVQAFIRFLGQERGSPALAASGFVLSIPVFFDTVFYLLIPLARSMFSQTGRNYLKYVIAIAAGAAATHALVPPTPGPLVIAENLSIDLGTMILVGACVALPATILGLFYAGWLDRRMPVPMRDVPGVEITTPQLSQLPNLGLSVLPIALPILLIAGKTVFLPLLGSDTVLARWILVLGDANMALLLAAIASTALYIHMRRPSRMELSTVIEQSLMSGGLIILITSAGGTFGAMLKEAQIGPAISGLFAGSSGTSGIGMLLLGFGIASLLKFAQGSSTVAMITASAMLAAIITPESLNFNVVYLGTAIGAGSLVGAWMNDSGFWIYSKMSGLTEVETLKSWSVLLVILGVTAGITSLVLSIFLPLT; this is encoded by the coding sequence ATGATTCCATTACTAATTCTTTTACTTGGCATTGTCATTGTCGTAGGCATGATCGTAGGCCTTCGAATCAATGCTTTTGTTGCGCTGATTACTGCAGCGATTGTAATCAGCATTCTTTCTCCGGGAGAGTGGTCCATCAAGATTGCACGCGTAGCCACCTCCTTTGGTGCGACTGCAGGCAGCATTGGAATTGTCATTGCTATGGCAGCTGTCATCGGTGTAACTATGATGAGCAGCGGTGCCGCTGACCGTGTAGTACAGGCATTTATCCGCTTTCTGGGGCAGGAACGTGGGAGCCCTGCATTGGCAGCCAGCGGCTTTGTGCTGTCCATACCTGTATTTTTTGACACTGTCTTCTATCTGCTGATCCCCCTCGCCCGCTCAATGTTTTCGCAGACCGGGCGAAATTACCTGAAATACGTGATCGCAATCGCCGCAGGCGCAGCTGCTACGCACGCCCTTGTCCCCCCTACACCAGGCCCCCTGGTCATTGCCGAAAACCTGAGCATTGACCTAGGGACTATGATTTTGGTTGGTGCATGCGTGGCCCTGCCAGCTACCATCCTGGGGTTATTCTATGCAGGTTGGCTCGATCGAAGGATGCCCGTTCCCATGCGTGATGTACCAGGAGTCGAGATAACCACACCTCAGCTGAGCCAGCTCCCGAATCTAGGGCTTTCGGTGTTACCAATCGCTCTTCCGATTCTCTTGATTGCCGGAAAGACGGTCTTTCTCCCTCTTCTGGGCAGTGATACAGTGCTCGCCCGATGGATTCTCGTACTTGGCGATGCAAACATGGCCCTGTTGTTAGCCGCCATTGCATCCACCGCACTCTACATCCATATGCGCCGACCTTCACGCATGGAACTCAGCACGGTGATTGAACAGTCATTGATGAGCGGGGGCTTGATTATTCTCATTACCTCTGCAGGTGGAACGTTCGGTGCCATGCTCAAAGAAGCGCAGATTGGCCCTGCAATCAGTGGGCTGTTTGCCGGAAGCTCTGGTACATCAGGAATAGGTATGCTGCTCCTTGGTTTTGGGATTGCCAGCCTGCTTAAGTTTGCCCAGGGATCATCAACGGTCGCAATGATCACGGCCTCTGCCATGTTGGCTGCGATCATCACGCCCGAAAGCTTGAATTTTAATGTCGTCTACCTAGGTACAGCGATCGGTGCAGGTTCACTGGTTGGGGCCTGGATGAACGACAGTGGGTTCTGGATCTACTCCAAAATGAGTGGCCTCACTGAGGTTGAAACCCTCAAGTCCTGGTCCGTATTACTGGTCATTCTTGGAGTCACTGCAGGTATAACTTCCCTGGTCTTGTCAATCTTTCTACCACTCACATAA
- a CDS encoding fumarylacetoacetate hydrolase family protein, translating into MSERKNFRHVLPLGAISRNSQFPTRAISTYTVDGTILQNNPTSDFISNMWEIVCHTRQLMTLLPGDVVSTDTSAGIGLGLIPQRFLQLGDVIDSGIDGLGKMHPVAPSLHP; encoded by the coding sequence GTGAGTGAAAGGAAAAATTTTCGACACGTTCTCCCTCTTGGGGCCATCTCCCGCAACAGCCAATTCCCAACCCGAGCAATCTCCACCTATACGGTTGATGGTACGATATTGCAAAACAACCCAACCTCCGACTTTATTTCCAACATGTGGGAGATCGTCTGCCATACCCGCCAACTCATGACTCTTTTGCCGGGTGACGTAGTTTCTACCGACACGTCTGCAGGTATCGGCCTCGGGCTTATACCACAAAGATTCCTGCAACTAGGCGATGTCATTGATTCCGGCATTGACGGTCTCGGGAAAATGCACCCGGTTGCACCTTCACTACATCCATAG